Proteins from a single region of Oryza brachyantha chromosome 6, ObraRS2, whole genome shotgun sequence:
- the LOC102702108 gene encoding glutamate receptor 2.9-like, producing the protein MALEDFYMKHPSSATRVQLHVRDSHGDDDDPTVAAAHAAEDLIKNVQVEAIIVAPQTLTEADFLAHLGNHKHIPILSLSGISPASSGEQPHKIMPYFVQAAANDLLQAKPIASIAMSFSWRQVILVCEDSPHGAAIFPKLAHELDGMETQISDVVFVPVDATEDRVHEVMRRLKRMETRVFIVHMRSSMAARFFAMANDLGMMSQGYAWIVTSTIGNAVDSLRSDHAINSMEGVLTLRPSVNETDHVKRFFARFQRKMISSYSDHSHLHDEPSMQLLWAYDTAWAIATAAETARLASFATGLAQDELPITGKTLLDSVLKTTFDGLAGKFSLDYNNGYQQQQLRYDILNVIGRGTRTVGTWMQDEHPISYYDRRADAKWLKIIIWPGDTTNVPKGWEVSPSGKSLVIAVPRKNGFRQFVNVAGNTTASSANITGYCIDLFHRVMQELKYEGGYEYVTDNRSEDYNHLVERVHRKEVDVLVGDITITAKRMENVTFTVPFTELGWTMMVMAKKDTRKSMWIFPKPFTGTLWLVTIALFLFIGFVVWVLEHRINPRFRGTPSEQLGTTFYFIFSTMVFSHTSLTSMSTVQQLRPAVTDVEELIRGGDPVGYHESSFVKDSLIKMGFKQSNLRHLGTVEQYNQALSDGSVKAIFDEIPYLKLFRSHFPNKYTMAGPVYKSGGFAFVFPQGSLLGRRVSEALMAMMESPSTPRNTLIPFPVNTTDDVGSPRLDTSDFSGLIIIVMTVSSLMLLTWFATFFYKEFSKRKVVEKEDVKVKYIWGCTLYHLDNLPFRLNDMPSNYSGFKEAMKSFNVSMFLLDVPKEVKCIPTKNALVW; encoded by the exons ATGGCGTTGGAGGATTTCTACATGAAGCATCCGAGCTCTGCCACACGGGTGCAGCTCCATGTTAGGGATTCCCATGGCGATGACGACGATCCTACCGTGGCGGCAGCACACGCCG CTGAGGACCTGATCAAGAATGTGCAAGTTGAAGCCATTATCGTGGCACCTCAGACATTAACCGAAGCAGATTTTCTGGCACACCTAGGCAACCATAAGCACATTCCAATCCTGTCCTTGTCGGGCATTTCTCCAGCATCATCAGGCGAGCAACCACACAAAATAATGCCTTACTTCGTGCAAGCTGCAGCAAATGACTTGCTCCAAGCTAAGCCAATCGCCAGCATCGCCATGTCTTTCTCATGGCGCCAGGTCATCCTGGTGTGCGAGGACTCGCCGCATGGCGCTGCCATTTTCCCAAAACTCGCCCATGAACTGGACGGCATGGAGACACAGATCTCTGATGTTGTGTTTGTGCCAGTCGATGCCACTGAAGATCGTGTTCACGAAGTGATGCGTCGCCTGAAGCGTATGGAGACGCGGGTGTTCATCGTGCACATGAGGTCAAGCATGGCTGCTCGCTTCTTCGCCATGGCCAATGATCTTGGCATGATGTCTCAGGGCTATGCCTGGATTGTCACCTCTACTATTGGGAATGCGGTGGACAGCCTCAGATCTGATCATGCCATCAATTCCATGGAAGGGGTTCTCACTCTCCGACCATCCGTGAATGAAACAGACCATGTCAAGAGATTTTTTGCAAGGTTCCAGCGAAAGATGATCAGCTCATATTCTGACCATTCCCATTTGCACGATGAACCGAGCATGCAGTTGTTGTGGGCATACGACACGGCATGGGCCATTGCTACTGCAGCCGAGACAGCTAGACTAGCAAGCTTTGCTACTGGCCTGGCACAAGATGAGCTACCAATCACCGGCAAGACGCTTCTTGATTCAGTTCTCAAGACAACATTTGATGGTTTGGCAGGAAAGTTTAGCCTGGATTACAACAATGGGTATCAGCAACAACAGTTGCGATATGATATTCTGAATGTGATCGGCAGGGGTACAAGAACAGTCGGCACCTGGATGCAAGATGAGCATCCAATCAGCTACTATGATCGCCGTGCAGATGCAAAGTGGCTTAAGATAATCATCTGGCCCGGTGATACAACCAATGTTCCAAAAGGGTGGGAGGTTTCACCAAGTGGAAAGAGTCTTGTTATCGCTGTTCCAAGGAAAAATGGGTTCAGACAGTTCGTGAACGTCGCTGGCAATACAACAGCTAGTAGTGCTAACATCACAGGATACtgtattgatttgtttcaCAGGGTCATGCAGGAATTGAAGTATGAAGGGGGCTACGAGTATGTGACAGACAATCGTTCTGAAGATTACAACCATCTCGTCGAGAGGGTGCATAGAAAG GAAGTTGATGTGCTTGTTGGTGACATAACAATCACAGCGAAAAGGATGGAGAACGTTACGTTCACCGTGCCATTCACTGAGTTAGGATGGACAATGATGGTGATGGCTAAGAAGGACACACGCAAGAGCATGTGGATCTTTCCGAAGCCATTCACCGGGACCCTCTGGCTTGTAACCATTGCTTTGTTCCTCTTCATCGGCTTTGTTGTGTGGGTATTGGAGCACCGAATCAACCCTAGATTTCGTGGCACGCCATCGGAGCAGCTTGGCACTACCTTCTACTTCATCTTCTCAACCATGGTTTTCTCCCATA CGAGCCTGACATCAATGTCGACGGTGCAGCAACTACGACCTGCAGTGACTGATGTCGAAGAACTCATAAGGGGTGGGGACCCTGTGGGGTATCACGAGAGCTCCTTCGTCAAGGACTCGCTAATTAAGATGGGTTTCAAACAGTCAAACTTGCGTCATCTTGGCACGGTGGAACAATATAACCAAGCCCTGTCAGATGGAAGTGTCAAAGCCATCTTCGACGAAATCCCATATCTGAAGCTCTTCCGGTCACATTTCCCCAACAAATACACCATGGCTGGCCCAGTATACAAGAGCGGTGGATTTGCATTT GTTTTTCCACAAGGTTCCCTGCTAGGGAGGCGTGTCTCGGAGGCCCTGATGGCGATGATGGAGTCACCCAGTACCCCAAGAAACACATTAATTCCATTTCCTGTTAACACAACCGACGATGTTGGTTCACCTAGACTCGACACCAGTGATTTCTCTGGGCTTATCATCATCGTCATGACAGTGTCAAGTCTGATGCTACTTACCTGGTTTGCAACATTTTTCTATAAGGAGTTCAGTAAG CGGAAGGTTGTTGAGAAGGAGGACGTCAAGGTCAAGTACATATGGGGCTGCACGCTGTACCACTTGGACAACCTGCCTTTTCGGCTCAATGACATGCCGTCCAACTACAGCGGGTTCAAGGAAGCAATGAAGAGTTTCAATGTCAGTATGTTTCTCCTTGATGTGCCAAAGGAGGTCAAGTGCATTCCTACGAAGAATGCGCTTGTCTGGTGA